In a single window of the Nocardioides massiliensis genome:
- a CDS encoding anti-sigma factor: MTTDVHTLSGAYALNALDPSEAAEFEQHLAACAACRDEVAELQQAAASMGAAEQSAAPASLRARVLDAVDRTPQVPPTVAGGPTSPESPSGTVTPLRSRPVRRFLVAAAAVAAVVVGGVVVTDAMRDDDPGSVLSAGVTEVLRASDAQAATVDTTNGGKVTVAMSGSAGRMAVDTSGLPDLDAERVYQLWTVREGVMASAAVLEDHRTGASMDLPEEGFQVAITVEPAGGSEQPTSDPVVVVDPADL; the protein is encoded by the coding sequence ATGACCACCGACGTCCACACCCTGTCCGGCGCCTACGCCCTCAACGCCCTCGACCCGAGCGAGGCCGCCGAGTTCGAGCAGCACCTCGCCGCCTGCGCCGCCTGCCGCGACGAGGTCGCCGAGCTCCAGCAGGCCGCCGCGTCGATGGGTGCCGCCGAGCAGAGCGCCGCACCCGCCTCGCTGCGCGCCCGCGTCCTCGATGCGGTCGACCGGACGCCCCAGGTCCCCCCGACCGTCGCCGGCGGACCGACGAGTCCCGAGTCTCCGTCGGGCACCGTCACCCCGCTCCGCTCCCGTCCCGTACGGCGATTCCTGGTCGCGGCTGCCGCGGTCGCAGCGGTGGTGGTCGGCGGGGTGGTCGTCACGGACGCGATGCGTGACGACGACCCGGGCTCGGTCTTGTCGGCCGGGGTCACCGAGGTGCTTCGTGCCTCGGACGCGCAGGCCGCCACCGTCGACACCACCAACGGCGGCAAGGTCACCGTGGCGATGTCGGGATCGGCCGGCCGGATGGCCGTCGACACCTCGGGCCTGCCCGACCTCGACGCCGAGCGGGTCTACCAGCTGTGGACCGTCCGTGAAGGGGTCATGGCATCCGCCGCGGTGCTGGAGGACCACCGCACCGGAGCGTCGATGGATCTCCCGGAGGAGGGTTTCCAGGTGGCGATCACGGTGGAGCCGGCGGGCGGTTCGGAGCAGCCGACGTCGGACCCGGTCGTGGTGGTCGACCCGGCTGACCTCTGA
- the sigK gene encoding ECF RNA polymerase sigma factor SigK → MSAGPDLRLVPADGARDVDGLLQRVARGDRDAFSDLYDALSSPVYGLARRVVRDPARAEDVAQEVFLEVWRKAPGFDASRGTAKTWVMTIAHRRAVDAVRRSEAQRRQDHHGAADEVSFDEPGDRVIAQEEHGAVRECLDTLTDLQLESVRLAYFNGYTYGEVATLLEKPLPTIKTRMRDGLIRLRDCLEGAR, encoded by the coding sequence ATGAGCGCTGGACCTGACCTGCGGCTCGTGCCCGCCGACGGGGCGCGAGACGTCGACGGGCTGTTGCAGCGCGTCGCGCGCGGCGACCGGGACGCCTTCTCGGACCTCTACGACGCGCTCTCCAGTCCCGTCTACGGTCTCGCCCGCCGCGTCGTGCGCGACCCGGCGCGGGCCGAGGACGTCGCCCAGGAGGTCTTCTTGGAGGTCTGGCGCAAGGCGCCCGGCTTCGACGCCTCGCGGGGCACCGCGAAGACCTGGGTCATGACGATCGCGCACCGCCGTGCCGTCGACGCCGTACGCCGCTCGGAGGCGCAGCGCCGCCAGGACCACCACGGCGCAGCCGACGAGGTCTCCTTCGACGAGCCCGGCGACCGGGTGATCGCGCAGGAGGAGCACGGCGCGGTCCGCGAGTGTCTGGACACACTGACCGACCTGCAGCTGGAATCGGTACGCCTGGCCTACTTCAACGGCTACACCTATGGCGAGGTCGCCACCTTGCTGGAGAAGCCGTTGCCCACGATCAAGACCCGGATGAGAGACGGACTGATCCGTCTGCGCGACTGCTTGGAGGGGGCCCGATGA
- a CDS encoding phytoene desaturase family protein — protein sequence MDTAARRPAPTPGPAERTHYDVVVVGGGHNGLAAAAYLGRAGLSVLLLERLGATGGAAVSVEPFPGVAARLSRYSYLVSLFPEQIARDLDLSLELRSRRTASFTPSVRDGRPTGLLVARPEDDATAASFAALTGSEAEYAAWQRFYADVEGLAQAVAPTLTQPLPNVRDLSAQVDPAIWRAVVERPLGEVIEERFADDTVRGVVATDALIGTFASLNDPSLIQNRCFLYHLIGNGTGEWRVPVGGMGAVTDALLAAAVAAGVEVRTGAGVSAIRPGADGAEVTWHDGHSHHGVTGTHVLAGVAPSVLDILLGSPEGEKPEGSQLKINLLLSRLPRLKSGVDPRRAFAGTFHIAEDYSQLERAYAEAAAGRLPTVPPGEVYCHSLTDDSILGPELTARGVQTLTYFGVHMPARLFDADPEATKAEAVRRALAALDEHLEEPITSCLATDADGNPCIEAKIPQEIERDLAMPGGHIFHGDLEWPWAPARSRLDTPAQRWGVASSHDRVLLCGSGARRGGAVSAIGGQNAAQAVLELRG from the coding sequence GTGGACACCGCAGCACGCCGCCCAGCCCCGACCCCGGGACCCGCCGAGCGCACGCACTACGACGTCGTCGTCGTCGGCGGCGGGCACAACGGCCTGGCCGCTGCGGCGTACCTCGGTCGGGCTGGTCTGTCGGTGCTGCTGCTCGAGCGGTTGGGCGCCACTGGCGGAGCCGCTGTCAGCGTCGAGCCGTTCCCGGGCGTCGCGGCACGACTGTCGCGCTACTCCTACCTCGTCAGTCTCTTCCCCGAGCAGATCGCGCGCGACCTCGACCTGTCGCTGGAGCTGCGCTCGCGACGTACGGCGTCGTTCACCCCGTCGGTGCGCGACGGCCGACCGACCGGCCTGCTGGTGGCACGCCCCGAGGACGACGCCACCGCTGCCTCCTTCGCGGCGCTGACGGGATCGGAGGCGGAGTACGCCGCGTGGCAGCGGTTCTACGCCGACGTCGAGGGCCTCGCACAGGCGGTGGCACCGACCCTGACCCAGCCCTTGCCGAACGTGCGCGACCTGAGCGCACAGGTCGACCCCGCGATCTGGCGGGCGGTCGTCGAGCGCCCTCTGGGCGAGGTGATCGAGGAGCGCTTCGCCGACGACACGGTGCGCGGTGTGGTCGCCACCGATGCGCTGATCGGCACCTTCGCCTCGCTCAACGACCCGTCCCTGATCCAGAACCGGTGCTTCCTCTACCACCTCATCGGCAACGGCACCGGCGAGTGGCGGGTGCCGGTCGGCGGGATGGGCGCGGTCACCGACGCGCTGCTGGCCGCAGCCGTCGCCGCGGGCGTCGAGGTCCGCACCGGCGCGGGGGTGAGCGCGATCCGGCCCGGCGCGGACGGGGCGGAGGTGACGTGGCACGACGGCCACAGCCACCACGGCGTCACCGGGACCCACGTGCTCGCAGGTGTCGCGCCGTCGGTCCTCGACATCCTGCTCGGCTCACCGGAGGGCGAGAAGCCCGAGGGCTCGCAGCTGAAGATCAACCTGCTGCTCTCCCGCCTGCCGCGCCTGAAGTCCGGGGTCGACCCGCGCCGGGCGTTCGCCGGCACCTTCCACATCGCCGAGGACTACAGCCAGCTCGAGCGGGCGTACGCCGAGGCCGCCGCGGGCCGGCTGCCGACCGTCCCGCCCGGCGAGGTCTACTGCCACTCGCTGACCGATGACTCGATCCTCGGCCCCGAGCTCACCGCGCGGGGCGTGCAGACGCTGACCTACTTCGGCGTGCACATGCCGGCGCGGCTCTTCGACGCCGACCCGGAGGCAACCAAGGCCGAGGCCGTACGCCGCGCCCTGGCAGCGCTCGACGAGCACCTCGAGGAGCCGATCACGTCCTGCCTGGCCACCGACGCCGACGGCAACCCGTGCATCGAGGCGAAGATCCCCCAGGAGATCGAGCGCGACCTGGCCATGCCCGGCGGCCACATCTTCCACGGCGACCTCGAGTGGCCGTGGGCGCCGGCGCGCTCCCGTCTGGACACGCCTGCCCAGCGCTGGGGCGTCGCCAGCTCCCACGACCGCGTGCTGCTGTGCGGCTCCGGCGCCCGGCGGGGCGGTGCGGTCAGCGCGATCGGCGGGCAGAACGCCGCACAGGCCGTGCTGGAGCTGCGCGGCTGA
- a CDS encoding benzoate/H(+) symporter BenE family transporter, whose protein sequence is MWTASEPHDRTAVLAGVVTALVGFTSSFAVVLAGLRAVGASPAEAASGLLALSVTMGPACIWLSLRHRMPITAAWSTPGAALLVTTGAVAGGWPVAVGAFLVCAALVLLTGLWARLGALIAGIPAAVAQAMLAGVLVPLCVVPVTSTAERPLLMAPTLLVWLALTAVRSRWASPAALTVALGTVVVALAVDGDLPAAGDLVPRLVLTVPELSWQGVVGIAVPLWVVTMASQNLPGVAVMSSFGYAVPWRPSMTVTAIGTAVAAPAGGHLLNLAAISAAIAAGPDAHPDSDRRWIAGVSTGVGYTVLGLASAALTALMVAAPAGIVEAAAGLALLGTLAAALRAALGDPRSREAAVVTFVVAVSGVSVAGVGAAFWALVAGLVVHGLVSRRTPPS, encoded by the coding sequence ATGTGGACCGCATCCGAGCCCCACGATCGTACGGCGGTGCTCGCCGGCGTCGTGACCGCGCTCGTCGGCTTCACCAGCTCCTTCGCGGTCGTGCTGGCCGGACTCCGTGCCGTGGGTGCGTCGCCGGCCGAGGCCGCCTCGGGCCTGCTCGCGCTGTCGGTGACGATGGGGCCGGCCTGCATCTGGCTGTCACTGCGGCACCGGATGCCGATCACCGCGGCGTGGTCCACCCCGGGAGCCGCGCTCCTCGTGACGACCGGTGCGGTCGCGGGCGGGTGGCCCGTCGCCGTGGGGGCGTTCCTGGTCTGCGCCGCCCTCGTGCTCCTGACCGGCCTGTGGGCGCGGCTCGGTGCGCTGATCGCCGGGATCCCGGCCGCCGTCGCGCAGGCGATGCTCGCCGGGGTCCTCGTGCCGCTGTGCGTCGTACCCGTGACGAGCACCGCCGAGCGACCGCTGCTGATGGCGCCGACGCTGCTGGTCTGGCTCGCCCTGACCGCGGTGCGCTCGCGATGGGCCTCCCCCGCCGCCCTGACGGTCGCCCTCGGCACGGTCGTCGTCGCCCTCGCGGTGGACGGGGACCTGCCTGCTGCCGGCGACCTCGTCCCTCGGCTCGTGCTGACCGTGCCGGAGCTCTCGTGGCAGGGCGTGGTCGGCATCGCCGTACCCCTGTGGGTCGTGACGATGGCCTCGCAGAACCTCCCCGGCGTCGCGGTCATGTCCAGCTTCGGGTACGCCGTCCCCTGGCGGCCGTCGATGACGGTCACGGCAATCGGCACCGCGGTGGCCGCGCCCGCGGGGGGCCACCTCCTCAACCTCGCCGCGATCAGCGCCGCCATCGCGGCCGGCCCGGACGCCCATCCCGACTCCGACCGGCGCTGGATCGCCGGAGTGAGCACCGGCGTCGGCTACACCGTGCTCGGGCTCGCCTCCGCCGCCCTGACGGCGCTGATGGTCGCGGCCCCGGCCGGGATCGTCGAGGCGGCCGCCGGACTGGCGCTGTTGGGCACCCTCGCCGCCGCGCTCCGGGCCGCACTCGGCGACCCGCGCAGCCGCGAGGCCGCGGTCGTGACCTTCGTCGTCGCCGTCTCCGGAGTGAGCGTGGCGGGGGTCGGAGCGGCGTTCTGGGCGCTCGTGGCGGGCCTGGTCGTGCATGGCCTCGTGAGCCGCCGCACACCACCCTCCTGA